In a genomic window of Infirmifilum sp. NZ:
- a CDS encoding ATP-binding protein codes for MINETVFFDRELELRALEEEYRRSGFSFVVLFGRRRVGKTFLLRQFLRGKPNSLYLYVSEMPSSELRESIAWEIRERLGVRVPRNPSWRDIFSGVFRAARDRRIILAVDEFQRLVDVDRSALTDLQRVIDEEAAGTKLMLVVSGSAVGMIERFFRSGQPLYGRATSFLKLKPFDFRTSCRFLRARAGATPEEALMLYAVFGGTPYYLSLVESPSWSSEARRLVLDNRSPLYYEPEFLLRTELRGSLVYFEVLRLLASGKSSFSELAGSLKTARTSVNYYLRVLIEDLDMVEREEPVFGGRPAYKVKDNFYRFWFRYVHPNRSLLELGMVDEVLEEVERDFRSYLGLVFQDVVRESLHTLSLPFKPWKIGSWSGPEGEVDAVARDREGGRVVIVEAKCRELSLREAEEVLAQLKLKARRLPGAEKWYGIAALRVEDREELQREGFLVFELRDLC; via the coding sequence ATGATTAACGAAACTGTATTCTTCGACCGGGAGTTGGAGCTGAGGGCGCTCGAGGAGGAGTACCGCAGGAGCGGCTTCTCCTTCGTCGTTCTCTTCGGTAGGAGGCGCGTAGGGAAGACTTTCCTCCTCAGGCAGTTCCTGAGAGGCAAGCCCAACTCACTATACCTCTACGTGTCCGAGATGCCGTCTTCAGAGCTGAGGGAGAGCATCGCGTGGGAAATCAGGGAAAGGCTGGGGGTTCGTGTGCCGAGGAACCCGAGCTGGAGGGATATCTTCTCGGGGGTGTTCAGGGCGGCGAGGGACCGGAGGATCATCCTAGCGGTGGACGAGTTTCAGAGGCTTGTGGATGTTGACAGGTCGGCTCTGACTGATCTCCAGAGAGTCATAGACGAGGAGGCTGCCGGCACGAAGCTAATGCTCGTAGTAAGCGGGTCAGCGGTCGGCATGATCGAGCGCTTCTTCAGGAGCGGGCAGCCGCTCTACGGCCGGGCAACCAGCTTCCTGAAGCTCAAGCCGTTTGACTTCCGCACGTCGTGTAGGTTTCTCCGCGCGAGGGCTGGGGCGACGCCTGAGGAGGCGCTGATGCTCTACGCTGTCTTCGGCGGGACGCCGTACTACCTCTCGCTCGTTGAGAGCCCAAGCTGGAGCTCTGAGGCCAGGAGGCTTGTCCTAGATAACCGGTCTCCTCTCTACTACGAGCCTGAGTTCCTCCTCAGGACAGAGCTCAGAGGTAGCCTGGTCTACTTCGAGGTCCTGAGGCTCCTAGCGTCGGGGAAATCCTCTTTCAGCGAGCTCGCGGGGAGCCTCAAGACGGCTAGGACATCAGTCAACTACTACCTGAGAGTGCTGATCGAGGACTTGGACATGGTTGAGCGCGAGGAGCCTGTCTTCGGAGGGAGACCGGCGTACAAGGTCAAGGACAACTTTTACAGGTTCTGGTTCCGCTACGTCCACCCCAACAGAAGCCTGCTTGAGCTGGGAATGGTGGATGAGGTGCTGGAGGAGGTTGAGAGGGACTTCAGATCCTACCTGGGCTTGGTCTTTCAGGACGTTGTGAGAGAGAGCCTCCACACGCTCAGCTTGCCGTTCAAGCCGTGGAAGATAGGTAGCTGGTCGGGCCCCGAGGGGGAGGTAGACGCTGTTGCTAGGGACAGGGAGGGTGGAAGAGTAGTGATCGTAGAGGCAAAGTGCAGGGAGCTCAGCCTGCGCGAGGCGGAGGAGGTCTTGGCCCAGCTCAAGCTGAAGGCGAGGCGGCTACCTGGAGCCGAGAAGTGGTACGGCATAGCGGCGCTGAGGGTGGAGGATAGGGAGGAGCTCCAGAGAGAGGGGTTCCTGGTCTTCGAGCTACGAGACCTCTGCTAG
- the cas6 gene encoding CRISPR system precrRNA processing endoribonuclease RAMP protein Cas6, producing the protein MPRVGSAIARMYTFELLFEKDAELPRWKGNIIRGALAARLAEFCLKGEPRCSGCELLHDCPYGYLIRTPSKGVVLRKLEGVSKPLVLKPPLDYISGVREGSALTFSAVLFGDAVRFEKHLLLAVSQMAKSGLGRREKRSPLRLVRAWVENPFTHSKSLIYESGRLYSSDTWIREQDVILPSARVYSVTFLTPTRILRNGALVTRPTLRDLIAAAMRRYTTIAAQYMLKKPEEALGRRYSPSEILEKAESAKTLALEVRRVWLVYKGEKEEYISGRAIYAADLTRAQRKILGFAQLSHVGKRASYGHGWIKVEAVA; encoded by the coding sequence ATGCCCCGAGTGGGTAGCGCTATCGCAAGGATGTATACGTTCGAGCTGCTGTTCGAGAAGGACGCGGAGCTGCCGAGGTGGAAGGGCAACATCATAAGGGGCGCACTCGCCGCGCGCCTGGCAGAGTTCTGCCTGAAGGGGGAGCCCAGGTGCTCCGGCTGCGAGCTGCTCCATGACTGCCCCTACGGCTACCTCATCCGAACCCCCAGCAAGGGCGTTGTCCTCAGAAAGCTCGAGGGCGTCTCAAAGCCCCTGGTTCTCAAACCACCCCTAGACTACATCTCCGGGGTTCGCGAAGGCTCAGCCTTAACGTTCAGCGCGGTGCTCTTCGGCGATGCCGTGAGGTTCGAGAAGCACCTCCTGCTGGCGGTGTCCCAGATGGCGAAAAGTGGGCTTGGTAGGCGGGAGAAGAGAAGCCCCCTCAGGCTCGTTAGAGCCTGGGTTGAGAACCCCTTCACGCACTCCAAAAGCCTCATCTACGAAAGCGGAAGGCTTTACTCCTCGGACACATGGATACGGGAGCAGGACGTAATCCTGCCGAGCGCGAGGGTCTACTCGGTCACGTTCCTTACGCCCACGAGGATACTCAGGAACGGCGCGCTGGTTACGCGCCCCACCTTACGGGACCTGATCGCCGCTGCGATGAGGAGGTACACCACCATAGCGGCGCAGTACATGCTCAAGAAGCCCGAAGAGGCTCTGGGCCGCAGGTACTCCCCCTCCGAGATCTTGGAGAAGGCGGAGAGCGCGAAAACACTGGCGCTAGAAGTCCGCCGCGTATGGCTGGTCTACAAGGGCGAAAAGGAGGAGTACATCTCCGGCCGGGCGATCTACGCGGCCGACCTGACGCGTGCTCAGAGGAAGATCCTCGGCTTCGCGCAGCTCTCGCACGTGGGCAAGAGGGCGTCCTACGGTCACGGCTGGATAAAGGTCGAAGCGGTCGCTTAA